From a region of the Primulina eburnea isolate SZY01 chromosome 7, ASM2296580v1, whole genome shotgun sequence genome:
- the LOC140836696 gene encoding LOW QUALITY PROTEIN: 30-kDa cleavage and polyadenylation specificity factor 30-like (The sequence of the model RefSeq protein was modified relative to this genomic sequence to represent the inferred CDS: deleted 1 base in 1 codon) yields the protein MDDAEGGLSFDFEGGLDPGPTHPTASVPVIQSLPDPEAGSAALNANNPSNAPVPAAEGIGGGRRSFRQTVCRHWLRSLCMKGDACGFLHQYDKSRMPVCRFFRLYGECREQDCVYKHTNEDIKECNMFKLGFCPNGPDCRYRHAKLPGPPPPVEEVLQKIQQLASYNYGNSNKFFQNRNTNYTQPTDKPHFQQGPNDTNQLEKINTTEDGSVHQQPQLGQQLQQLGGQAQLQNIPNGQQNQANRTATPLPQGTSRYFVVKSCNVENLELSAHQGVWATQRSNEAKLNEAFDSVENVILIFSVNKTRHFQGCAKMTSRIGGSVSGGNWKHAHGTAAHYGRNFSLKWLKLCELSFNKTRHLRNPYNENLPVKISRDCQELEPSIGEQLASLLYLEPDSDLMAVSLAAESKREEEMAKGVNLENGNENSDIVPFEDNEEEEEEESEEEDESPGQAFGVQGRGRSRGMMWPPQIPLARGARPFASVRGFPPNMLGGDGFSYRAMNPDGFPVPDIFGMAAPRGFGPYGPRFSGDFVGPAPGMMFPGRPSGGFGMVMGPRAPFMGIGAATMTRAGRTVGMPSFYPPPQSQLPQNSYRVNRDMRAPTSYRSENSDQVKGPEMVGSGGGPEDEGRHQQSGKTQQDDHFSAGNYRNDESSSEDEAPRRSKHGERKKKSRKWEADSTIISDEPIH from the exons ATGGATGATGCCGAAGGGGGTTTAAGCTTTGACTTCGAGGGCGGGTTGGACCCGGGGCCCACACACCCGACTGCATCCGTACCCGTGATCCAATCATTGCCGGACCCCGAAGCGGGTTCCGCCGCCCTCAATGCCAATAACCCTTCCAACGCACCCGTGCCGGCGGCGGAAGGAATTGGCGGTGGAAGACGTAGCTTCCGGCAGACGGTGTGTCGCCACTGGTTGCGGTCGTTGTGCATGAAAGGTGATGCTTGTGGGTTCCTTCATCAGTACGATAAGTCGCGGATGCCCGTTTGCCGGTTCTTTCGTCTGTACGGAGAGTGCCGAGAGCAGGATTGCGTATATAAGCACACGAATGAGGATATCAAGGAATGCAATAT GTTTAAATTGGGATTTTGTCCAAATGGCCCAGATTGTAGGTACAGGCATGCAAAGCTGCCTGGACCTCCGCCTCCTGTGGAAGAAGTTCTCCAGAAGATCCAGCAATTGGCTTCTTACAACTACGGAAACTCTAACAAATTTTTTCAAAACCGTAATACTAATTATACTCAGCCAACAGATAAACCTCATTTTCAACAAGGACCCAATGATACAAATCAGTTGGAAAAAATTAACACCACAGAGGATGGTAGTGTGCATCAACAACCACAGCTAGGACAACAGCTTCAGCAACTGGGTGGACAAGCTCAACTACAGAATATTCCCAATGGCCAGCAAAATCAAGCTAATAGGACTGCTACACCTCTGCCCCAAGGAACATCTAG GTACTTCGTGGTCAAAAGTTGCAATGTTGAGAATCTGGAACTCTCTGCTCACCAAGGTGTATGGGCAACTCAACGAAGCAATGAGGCTAAACTTAATGAAGCTTTTGACTCTGTTGAGAATGTCATTTTGATTTTTTCAGTCAATAAGACTAGACATTTTCAG GGCTGTGCAAAGATGACATCCAGAATTGGTGGCTCTGTAAGTGGAGGAAACTGGAAGCATGCACACGGAACAGCTGCTCATTATGGAcggaatttttctctcaaatggTTAAAG CTCTGTGAACTATCCTTCAACAAAACTCGCCATTTGAGAAACCCGTACAATGAGAACTTACCTGTGAAG ATAAGTAGAGATTGCCAAGAACTGGAGCCTTCTATTGGTGAGCAGTTGGCATCCTTGCTCTACCTAGAGCCAGATAGTGATCTTATG GCTGTCTCACTTGCAGCAGAATCAAAACGAGAGGAGGAGATGGCAAAGGGAGTAAACCTTGAAAATGGGAATGAAAACTCGGATATTGTGCCCTTTGAAGATAATGAGGAAGAGGAGGAGGAAGAAAGTGAAGAAGAAGATGAAAGCCCTGGACAGGCCTTTGGAGTTCAAGGCAGGGGAAGGAGTAGAGGAATGATGTGGCCTCCTCAAATCCCTCTTGCACGTGGAGCTCGGCCTTTTGCAAGTGTTCGAGGTTTTCCTCCTAACATGTTGGGGGGCGATGGATTTTCGTATCGAGCTATGAATCCTGATGGTTTTCCTGTGCCTGACATTTTTGGTATGGCTGCTCCACGCGGGTTTGGACCATATGGTCCTAGGTTCTCTGGTGATTTTGTAGGTCCTGCCCCTGGTATGATGTTCCCTGGTCGACCTTCAGGTGGATTTGGGATGGTTATGGGTCCAAGGGCTCCTTTCATGGGTATTGGAGCTGCTACCATGACTAGAGCCGGTAGGACAGTTGGTATGCCTTCTTTTTATCCACCACCTCAATCACAACTTCCCCAAAATTCTTATCGGGTTAACAGAGATATGAGGGCACCAACTAGTTATAGGAGTGAGAATTCAGATCAAGTTAAAGGTCCAGAGATGGTAGGCTCCGGCGGTGGACCAGAAGATGAAGGGCGACATCAGCAGAGTGGTAAAACTCAACAAGATGATCATTTCAGTGCTGGAAACTACAGGAATGATGAAAGCAGCAGCGAAGATGAGGCTCCAAGAAGGTCTAAACAT ggagaaagaaagaagaagagtCGTAAATGGGAGGCGGATTCTACCATCATCTCCGATGAACCCATCCACTGA